In Pseudomonas sp. PDM14, a genomic segment contains:
- a CDS encoding sulfite exporter TauE/SafE family protein encodes MEFLLYMVLGACAGVLAGLFGVGGGIIIVPVLVFSFTAHGFDPQTLTHLAVGTSLATIIFTSINSVREHQRKGAVRWPIFAWMTLGILLGAGLGSLTAAAIQGPYLQKIIGVFAIIIAIQMGLDLKPKASREVPGKVGLTAAGGVIGWASAIFGIGGGSLTVPFLTWRSVPMQQAVATSSACGLPIAVASALSFMIIGWDQPNLPEWSLGFVYLPAMVGIALTSMFFARFGARLAHRLSPRLLKRLFALLLLCVGTSFLI; translated from the coding sequence ATGGAATTTCTGCTCTACATGGTGCTAGGTGCCTGCGCAGGCGTGCTCGCCGGGCTGTTCGGCGTCGGTGGCGGCATCATCATCGTGCCGGTGCTGGTATTCAGCTTCACCGCCCACGGCTTCGACCCGCAGACGCTCACCCACCTGGCCGTCGGCACCTCGCTGGCGACGATCATCTTCACCTCGATCAACTCGGTGCGCGAACACCAGCGCAAGGGCGCGGTGCGTTGGCCGATCTTCGCCTGGATGACCCTCGGCATCCTCCTTGGCGCCGGCCTCGGCAGCCTCACCGCGGCGGCGATCCAGGGCCCGTACCTGCAGAAGATCATCGGTGTGTTCGCCATCATCATCGCCATCCAGATGGGCCTCGACCTCAAGCCCAAGGCCAGCCGTGAAGTGCCCGGCAAGGTCGGCCTGACCGCCGCCGGCGGGGTGATCGGCTGGGCCTCGGCGATCTTCGGCATCGGCGGAGGCTCGCTGACCGTACCATTCCTCACCTGGCGCAGCGTGCCGATGCAGCAGGCGGTAGCGACCTCGTCGGCCTGCGGCCTGCCCATCGCCGTGGCCAGCGCGCTGAGCTTCATGATCATCGGCTGGGACCAGCCCAACCTGCCGGAGTGGAGCCTGGGCTTCGTCTACCTGCCGGCGATGGTCGGCATCGCGCTGACCAGCATGTTCTTCGCCCGTTTCGGCGCGCGCCTGGCCCATCGCCTGTCGCCGCGCCTGCTCAAGCGTTTGTTCGCCCTGTTGCTGCTGTGCGTCGGCACGAGTTTTCTCATTTAA
- the lgt gene encoding prolipoprotein diacylglyceryl transferase, producing MLPYPNINPVALDLGFIQIHWYGLMYLVGIGGAWWLASRRLAEFDASWSKEKLSDLVFWVAMGVILGGRLGYVLFYDLHSYVANPALILQVWKGGMSFHGGLIGVLLATWWFGKRNNKGFFELMDFIAPLVPIGLGAGRIGNFINAELWGKVTDVPWAMVFPTGGPEPRHPSQLYQFALEGVALFLILWAFSRKPRPTMAVSGLFALCYGIFRFIVEFVRVPDAQLGYLAFGWLTMGQVLCLPMILGGAGLMIYAYRRQAAHAQGAAQ from the coding sequence ATGCTGCCTTATCCGAATATCAACCCGGTCGCCCTCGACCTCGGCTTCATCCAGATCCACTGGTACGGCCTGATGTACCTGGTCGGCATCGGCGGTGCCTGGTGGCTGGCCTCGCGCCGGCTGGCCGAGTTCGATGCCAGCTGGAGCAAAGAGAAACTCTCCGACTTGGTGTTCTGGGTGGCCATGGGCGTGATCCTCGGCGGGCGCCTGGGCTACGTGCTGTTCTACGACCTGCATTCCTACGTCGCCAACCCGGCGCTGATCCTGCAAGTGTGGAAGGGCGGCATGTCGTTCCACGGCGGTCTGATCGGCGTGCTGCTGGCCACCTGGTGGTTCGGCAAGCGCAATAACAAGGGCTTCTTCGAGCTGATGGACTTCATCGCCCCGCTGGTGCCGATCGGCCTGGGTGCCGGGCGCATCGGCAACTTCATCAACGCCGAGCTGTGGGGCAAGGTCACCGACGTGCCGTGGGCGATGGTCTTCCCTACCGGCGGCCCGGAGCCGCGTCACCCTTCGCAGCTGTACCAGTTCGCCCTCGAAGGCGTGGCGCTGTTCCTCATCCTCTGGGCATTCTCGCGCAAGCCGCGGCCGACCATGGCGGTGTCCGGGTTGTTCGCCCTGTGCTACGGCATCTTCCGCTTCATCGTCGAGTTCGTCCGCGTGCCGGATGCCCAGCTCGGCTACCTGGCCTTCGGCTGGCTGACCATGGGTCAGGTGCTGTGCCTGCCGATGATTCTTGGTGGTGCCGGGCTTATGATCTATGCCTACCGCCGCCAAGCCGCCCACGCCCAAGGAGCCGCGCAATGA
- a CDS encoding thymidylate synthase, producing MKQYLDLMRLVRDTGTFKSDRTGTGTYSVFAHQMRFNLADGFPLVTTKKCHLKSIIHELLWFLQGDTNIKYLKDNGVRIWDEWADENGDLGPVYGYQWRSWPAPNGESIDQIGKLIEMIKKNPDSRRLIVSAWNPALVEQMALPPCHALFQFYVADGKLSCQLYQRSADIFLGVPFNIASYALLTLMVAQVCGLQPGDFIWTGGDCHLYANHLEQADLQLTREPLPLPTMKLNPEVKDLLAFKFEDFELVGYEAHPHISAPVAV from the coding sequence ATGAAACAGTACCTCGACCTGATGCGCCTGGTTCGCGACACCGGCACCTTCAAGAGTGACCGCACCGGTACCGGCACCTACAGCGTGTTCGCCCACCAGATGCGCTTCAATCTGGCCGACGGCTTTCCGCTGGTGACCACCAAGAAGTGCCACCTCAAATCCATCATTCACGAGCTGCTGTGGTTCCTCCAGGGCGACACCAACATCAAGTACCTGAAGGACAACGGCGTGCGCATCTGGGACGAGTGGGCCGACGAGAACGGCGACCTCGGCCCGGTCTACGGCTACCAGTGGCGCAGCTGGCCGGCACCGAACGGCGAGTCGATCGACCAGATCGGCAAGCTGATCGAGATGATCAAGAAGAACCCGGACTCGCGGCGCCTGATCGTCTCCGCCTGGAACCCGGCACTGGTCGAGCAGATGGCCCTACCGCCGTGCCATGCGCTGTTTCAGTTCTACGTCGCCGACGGCAAGCTCAGCTGCCAGCTGTATCAGCGCTCGGCCGACATCTTCCTCGGCGTGCCCTTCAACATCGCCAGCTACGCGCTGCTGACCCTGATGGTCGCCCAGGTCTGCGGCCTGCAACCGGGTGATTTCATCTGGACCGGCGGCGACTGCCACCTGTACGCCAACCACCTGGAACAGGCCGACCTGCAGCTGACCCGCGAGCCGCTGCCGCTGCCGACCATGAAGCTGAACCCCGAGGTGAAGGACCTGCTGGCCTTCAAGTTCGAGGACTTCGAGCTGGTCGGCTACGAAGCTCACCCGCACATCAGCGCCCCTGTGGCGGTGTAA
- a CDS encoding LysR family transcriptional regulator, translated as MSTNIPANLLPHMAMFVRVVECGSFSAAARQQGSTASAVSRQIAHLEQALGLRLLERTTRRLRLSEAGAEVFERCREMLGAAQAAMAVSERLMSHARGRVRLSVPKAFGKFLISPLMADFLARYPEVDVSLNLSDRSPDLIGEQFDLLVRITDQPPLGLAGRPLCSVRQLLCATPAYLQRHGMPQHPQELVRHPCLVLDEVPDDHRWHFSNGDEQCVVAVSGRFASNHSEVRLNGALSDLGIACLPHFTAAAALASGELQQVLPDWRYTGSYQGTAWILYHPTRHLPPKLRVLIDHLAEGLAKPTLI; from the coding sequence ATGAGCACAAATATTCCCGCTAACCTGCTGCCGCACATGGCCATGTTCGTGCGCGTGGTCGAGTGCGGCAGCTTCTCCGCCGCCGCGCGGCAACAGGGCAGTACCGCCTCGGCGGTGAGCCGGCAGATCGCCCACCTGGAACAGGCGCTCGGCCTGCGCCTGCTGGAACGCACCACGCGGCGCCTGCGCCTGTCCGAAGCCGGCGCCGAGGTGTTCGAGCGTTGTCGTGAAATGCTCGGCGCCGCCCAGGCGGCCATGGCGGTCAGCGAGCGGCTGATGAGCCACGCCCGCGGCCGCGTGCGCCTGTCGGTGCCCAAGGCGTTCGGCAAGTTCCTGATCAGCCCGCTGATGGCGGATTTTCTCGCGCGCTACCCGGAAGTGGACGTCAGCCTCAACCTCAGCGACCGCAGCCCTGACCTGATCGGCGAGCAGTTCGACCTGTTGGTGCGCATCACCGACCAGCCTCCACTCGGCCTAGCCGGGCGCCCGCTGTGCAGCGTGCGCCAACTGCTCTGCGCCACACCGGCCTACCTGCAGCGCCACGGCATGCCGCAGCACCCGCAGGAGCTGGTGCGCCACCCGTGCCTGGTTCTCGACGAGGTGCCGGACGATCACCGCTGGCACTTCAGCAACGGTGATGAGCAGTGCGTGGTGGCGGTCAGCGGACGCTTCGCCAGCAACCACAGCGAGGTGCGCCTGAACGGCGCACTCAGCGACCTGGGCATCGCCTGCCTGCCGCACTTCACCGCCGCCGCGGCGCTGGCCTCGGGCGAGCTGCAACAGGTCCTGCCCGACTGGCGCTACACCGGCTCTTACCAGGGCACCGCATGGATCCTCTACCACCCGACCCGGCACCTGCCGCCGAAGCTGCGGGTGCTGATCGATCACCTGGCCGAGGGGCTGGCGAAGCCAACTCTGATCTAG
- a CDS encoding DMT family transporter has protein sequence MSTLISQSRVRLLQGSDLLLLLVAVIWGSSYGVAKQALAFYPVLGFLAVRFCLTFLILLPQLSGEGRKAWAPGLPLGAVMLAIFLCETYGVLHTSASNAAFLISLCVVITPFVEWLMLGQRPDSRMLPAVGLSLLGTWLLSGGVDLNFNLGDGLMLLAAALRALLVCLTRRLTAHTNVPALALTAVQTGVIGGGCLLLGTLLLPGGLPALPREPAFWIGSLYLVLFATLFAFFIQNHALRHSSPTRVSLLMGSEPLFGALFAVLWLSEQLSLQAWIGGLLIVAATLWTSLSRR, from the coding sequence ATGTCCACCCTGATCAGCCAGTCCCGAGTGCGTCTCCTGCAGGGCAGCGACCTGCTGTTGCTGCTGGTTGCGGTGATCTGGGGCAGCAGCTACGGCGTGGCCAAGCAGGCGCTGGCCTTCTACCCGGTGCTGGGTTTTCTTGCCGTGCGGTTCTGCCTGACCTTCCTCATCCTCTTGCCGCAACTGAGCGGTGAAGGACGCAAGGCCTGGGCGCCGGGCCTGCCGCTGGGCGCGGTGATGCTGGCGATTTTCCTCTGCGAGACCTACGGCGTACTGCACACCAGCGCCAGCAACGCGGCGTTCCTGATCAGTCTGTGCGTGGTGATCACGCCCTTCGTCGAGTGGCTGATGCTCGGCCAGCGTCCGGACTCGCGCATGCTGCCGGCGGTGGGGCTGTCGCTGCTGGGCACCTGGCTGCTGAGCGGCGGGGTGGACCTGAACTTCAACCTGGGCGATGGCCTGATGCTGCTGGCCGCGGCGTTGCGCGCGCTGCTGGTGTGCCTGACGCGGCGCCTGACCGCGCACACCAACGTGCCGGCGCTGGCGCTGACGGCGGTGCAGACCGGAGTGATCGGTGGTGGCTGTCTGCTGCTCGGCACGCTGCTGTTGCCCGGTGGCCTGCCGGCCTTGCCGCGCGAGCCGGCGTTCTGGATCGGCAGCCTGTACCTGGTGCTGTTCGCCACCCTGTTCGCCTTCTTCATCCAGAATCACGCACTGCGCCACAGCAGCCCGACGCGGGTATCGTTGCTGATGGGCAGCGAGCCGCTGTTCGGCGCGCTGTTCGCGGTGCTCTGGCTGAGCGAGCAGCTGAGCCTGCAGGCGTGGATCGGCGGACTGCTCATCGTCGCCGCCACGCTCTGGACCAGTCTCAGTCGGCGCTGA
- a CDS encoding DUF3482 domain-containing protein, protein MTKALKLAVVGHTNVGKTSLLRTLTRDVDFGEVSHRPSTTRHVEGARLSVDGEALLELYDTPGLEDAIALLDYLERLDRPGERLDGPARVTRFLDTAEARQRFEQEAKVLRQLLASDAGLYVIDAREPVLAKYRDELAVLAGAGKPLLPVLNFSGHPQQRESEWRDALARLGLHARVAFDTVAPPLDGERRLYESLALLLEQARPQLERLILDHEAQRGARHQAGARLVAELLVDCAACRRSVAAQGDIEAGEIRALHTTIRQREQTCVEALLRLYAFRREDARAGDLPLLDGRWGDDLFNPETLRQLGINVGGGMAAGAAAGVGIDLLVGGLTLGAATLLGALAGGGLQTARAYGGRLLGKLKGQRELTVDDGVLRLLALRQRQLLAALDARGHAATTAIQLDAPQDKSWREARLPEALRKARAHPEWSSLNPGARLEQAERQQQVANLAVELGGS, encoded by the coding sequence ATGACTAAGGCGCTGAAACTGGCCGTGGTCGGCCACACCAACGTCGGCAAGACCTCGCTGCTGCGCACCCTGACCCGCGACGTCGATTTCGGCGAGGTCTCGCACCGGCCAAGCACCACCCGGCATGTCGAGGGCGCGCGTCTGTCGGTCGACGGCGAAGCACTGCTCGAGCTGTACGACACCCCCGGTCTGGAAGATGCCATCGCCCTGCTCGACTACCTGGAACGCCTCGACCGGCCAGGCGAGCGCCTCGACGGCCCTGCGCGGGTCACGCGCTTCCTCGATACCGCCGAGGCGCGCCAGCGCTTCGAGCAGGAGGCCAAGGTGCTGCGCCAGCTGCTCGCCTCGGACGCCGGGCTGTACGTGATCGACGCCCGCGAGCCGGTGCTGGCCAAGTACCGGGATGAATTGGCAGTGCTCGCCGGCGCCGGCAAGCCGCTGCTGCCGGTGCTCAATTTCAGCGGCCATCCGCAGCAACGCGAAAGCGAATGGCGCGACGCCCTGGCCCGCCTCGGTCTGCATGCGCGGGTAGCGTTCGACACCGTGGCGCCGCCGCTGGACGGCGAGCGGCGCCTGTATGAAAGCCTGGCGCTGCTGCTGGAACAGGCGCGTCCGCAGTTGGAGCGGCTGATCCTCGACCACGAAGCACAGCGCGGCGCCCGCCATCAGGCCGGTGCGCGCCTGGTCGCCGAACTGCTGGTCGACTGCGCCGCCTGCCGACGCAGCGTCGCCGCCCAGGGCGACATCGAGGCCGGTGAAATCCGCGCGCTGCACACGACCATCCGCCAGCGCGAGCAGACCTGCGTCGAGGCACTGCTGCGCCTGTACGCCTTTCGCCGCGAAGACGCTCGGGCCGGCGACCTGCCGTTGCTCGACGGGCGCTGGGGCGACGACCTGTTCAACCCGGAAACCCTGCGCCAGCTCGGCATCAATGTCGGTGGCGGCATGGCCGCGGGCGCCGCGGCCGGGGTCGGCATCGACCTGCTGGTCGGCGGCCTGACCCTCGGCGCCGCCACGCTGCTCGGCGCCCTCGCCGGCGGTGGCCTGCAAACTGCCCGCGCCTACGGCGGACGCCTGCTCGGCAAGCTCAAGGGGCAGCGCGAGCTGACCGTCGACGACGGCGTGCTTCGCCTGCTCGCCCTTCGCCAGCGTCAGCTGCTCGCTGCCCTCGATGCCCGCGGCCACGCCGCGACCACGGCGATCCAGCTCGACGCGCCGCAGGACAAGAGCTGGCGCGAAGCCCGCCTGCCCGAGGCGCTGCGCAAGGCGCGTGCGCATCCCGAGTGGTCGTCACTGAATCCCGGCGCGCGTCTGGAACAGGCCGAGCGTCAGCAGCAAGTGGCCAACCTGGCCGTGGAGCTGGGCGGCAGCTGA